The following proteins come from a genomic window of Ictidomys tridecemlineatus isolate mIctTri1 chromosome 9, mIctTri1.hap1, whole genome shotgun sequence:
- the Shisa3 gene encoding protein shisa-3 homolog, which translates to MGALALCLLLGWLRWGPAGAQQSGEYCHGWVDVQGNYHEGFQCPEDFDTLDATICCGSCALRYCCAAADARLEQGGCTNDRGELEHPGITAQPVYVPFLIVGSIFIAFIILGSLVAIYCCTCLRPKEPSQQPIRFSLRSYQTETLPMILTSTNLRAPSRQSSTATSSSSTGGSIRRFSFARAEPSCLVPSPPPPYTTGHPIHLTQPSGFLVSPQYFAYPLQQEPPLPGKSCPDFSSS; encoded by the exons ATGGGGGCGCTGGCGCTCTGCCTCCTATTAGGCTGGCTGCGCTGGGGCCCAGCGGGCGCCCAGCAGTCCGGGGAGTACTGCCACGGCTGGGTGGACGTGCAGGGCAACTACCACGAGGGTTTCCAGTGCCCGGAGGACTTCGACACGCTGGACGCCACTATCTGCTGTGGCTCCTGCGCGCTTCGTTACTGCTGCGCCGCAGCCGACGCCAGACTGGAGCAGGGAGGCTGCACCAACGACCGCGGCGAGCTGGAGCACCCGGGCATCACAGCGC aGCCCGTGTATGTCCCTTTCCTGATCGTCGGCTCCATCTTCATTGCATTCATCATCCTGGGCTCTTTAGTGGCTATTTATTGTTGCACCTGTTTGAGACCCAAGGAGCCCTCGCAGCAGCCCATCCGCTTCTCACTCCGCAGCTATCAGACAGAGACCTTGCCCATGATCTTGACCTCCACAAACCTCAGGGCACCTTCTAGGCAGTCCAGCACAGCCACCAGCTCCAGCTCCACGGGTGGCTCCATCCGTAGGTTCTCCTTCGCCAGGGCTGAACCTAGCTGCCTTGTGCCTTCACCACCCCCACCTTACACTACCGGCCATCCAATCCACCTGACCCAACCGTCAGGTTTCCTGGTGTCACCCCAATATTTTGCCTACCCACTTCAACAGGAGCCCCCACTGCCTGGGAAGAGCTGTCCAGACTTCAGTTCCAGTTGA